Within Acidobacteriota bacterium, the genomic segment CACGGACCGTGACCGCCGGGGGGCGGGCGCGGACCGTGCCCGAGCGGCTGGCCCGGTCCCGGAGCGTAAGCGCAGGGCGCGCGGCCCGCCGCAGCTGGGGGAGGGCCAGCCACCGACCTTCCCGCCGGCGGCGGGGCGGGCCGGGGTGACGCCGAGCGCAGCGGGACAGACAGACCGGCGCACGCACGGCAGGAGCGTCAGCTGCTGCCGGAGCACGGCAGACCGCTGGGGGCGGCGGCCTCCTCCACCGCCTCCTCGAGCTCTTCCGCCTCCAGGGCGCCGAGCAGCTCCTCCGCCTCGATCTCCCGGCCAGCGTCCTCCCGCCGGCGCAGCGCCGCCCCGGGGTGGGTCCGCGTGTGGACCTCCTGCAGCGCCTGGATCGACACTTGGGTGTAGATCTGGGTCGTCGAGATCTCCGCGTGCCCCAGCAGCTGCTGGATGAAGCGGATGTCCGCGCCGTTTTCGAGCATCAGCGTCGCCGCTGTGTGGCGAAACAGATGACACGAGCCCGACTTCTCGATCCCCGCCGCTTCGACGTAGCGCCGTACCAGCCGGGACAGATATTGCGGGTGGAAGGCGCGGCCGCCGTCGGCCACGAAGAGCGCCCGCTGCGCCGGATCCACCACCAGCTCCGGCCGCCCTTCGGCGAGATACCGGCTCACCCACGCGCACGCCCGCTGCCCCACCGGCACCACCCGATCCCGGCTCCCCTTGCCTTGCTCCACTCGCACCAGACCTCGCCGCAAGTCGACGTCGAAGACCTCGAGACCGATCACCTCCATCCGCCGCAGACCCGTCGAGTACAGCACCTCCAGCAGCGCCCGGTCCCGCAGACCCCGCACCGTCCCCACCTCCGGCGCGGCAAGCACCGCTTCCACCTCCGACACCGACAGCACCGCCTTCGGCAGCCGGTGCGGACGCCGCGGCAGGTGCAGCTCCGACGCCGGGTTGTAGAGGATGTAGCTCTCCATCGTCGCCCAGCGGAAAAACCCCCGCACCGCCACCATCCGACCGTGCTGGCTCGACCACGATAGCGGCTTGCCGCTCGCCTGGCGCAGATCGAAGAGATGCCGCTGGTAGCGCAGCAGCATCGGCCGCGTCACCTCCCCCGCCGCCGTCACTGATCGCTCTCGGCACCAGGCGCAAAAGTCCTCCAGGGCCTTCTTGCGCACCCGCACCGTGTCCGGCGCGTACCCCGACGCCTCGCTCCAGCGCAGAAACGCCGTCACCAGGTCCACAAGCCGAGCCATCAGGACCGCTCCAGCTCCAGCGCCAGACCAGTAGGACGAGAGCTACGGTACGACGCGTCCTTTTCTCCGACCCCC encodes:
- the xerC gene encoding site-specific tyrosine recombinase XerC; translated protein: MARLVDLVTAFLRWSEASGYAPDTVRVRKKALEDFCAWCRERSVTAAGEVTRPMLLRYQRHLFDLRQASGKPLSWSSQHGRMVAVRGFFRWATMESYILYNPASELHLPRRPHRLPKAVLSVSEVEAVLAAPEVGTVRGLRDRALLEVLYSTGLRRMEVIGLEVFDVDLRRGLVRVEQGKGSRDRVVPVGQRACAWVSRYLAEGRPELVVDPAQRALFVADGGRAFHPQYLSRLVRRYVEAAGIEKSGSCHLFRHTAATLMLENGADIRFIQQLLGHAEISTTQIYTQVSIQALQEVHTRTHPGAALRRREDAGREIEAEELLGALEAEELEEAVEEAAAPSGLPCSGSS